The following proteins are co-located in the Macadamia integrifolia cultivar HAES 741 chromosome 3, SCU_Mint_v3, whole genome shotgun sequence genome:
- the LOC122073238 gene encoding bax inhibitor 1-like: MLGPAAMLAKRREYLYLGGLLSSGLSILFWLHFASSIFGGSTALFQFELYFGLLLFVGYIVVDTQEIIERAHLGELDYVKHSLTLFTDFAAVFVRILIIMLKHAAEKDQKKRRRRN; the protein is encoded by the exons atgcttggaCCGGCTGCAATGTTGGCAAAGCGTAGAGAGTATCTTTACTTGGGAGGACTGTTGTCCTCTGGCCTCTCCATCCTCTTTTGGTTGCACTTTGCATCCTCCATCTTTGGGGGCTCCACAGCACTTTTTCAGTTTGAG TTATATTTCGGGTTGTTGCTCTTTGTTGGGTACATTGTGGTGGACACACAAGAAATAATTGAGAGGGCACACCTTGGGGAACTTGACTATGtgaagcactctttgactctttTCACTGATTTTGCTGCTGTCTTCGTCCGAATTCTCATAATCATG TTGAAGCATGCAGCTGAAAAggatcagaagaagaggaggcgAAGGAATTGA